The Xylophilus rhododendri region GCAGTGGCCCGCAAAGCGCGTTGTTCCTACCGGCGCTGTAGGTGCCTGCCTGCTGTTGCCAGGTGCGCCACCGCTCATGGTTGGCCTGCAAGGAGAGATGCTCATGTTCAGAAAATCAGCTTCCCTGGCCGCGATCCTGGTGGTGGCAGCCGTGGTCGGCCTCGGTGCCACGGGCTGTCAGCCCAGCAGCACGCCGACCCCGAAAACGACAGACTCGGCCGACCGGAGCCCGACATGAGCAGCGGATTTCCCTGTCCGCCGGACCGTGCTTCGCCGAACGGCTGGCGGCTCCATGAAGTGCCGGTTTCGGACCCGGTACCGCCGATCCCGGTCGAGCCGCCCGCGCCCCCGGCCGATCCTGATGATCCCCTGGCCCCCGGCATCCCGGTGCGGGAGCCGCCTTCGCAGCAACCCCCGATGCGCATGGCGGCATGAGTGGGCGTTCGCAAAAGTACGTAGCCAAACACCTCGGATTAGTTCTTTCGGGCCCCCTATAATTTTTGCTTCACTGCGACGCACTCAGGTGCCGAGCCGGATGCCGATGCCGGCATGCGGCGCTGGTCGCAACAGGGAGCGGGGATGCAAGTTCGGCAGACAGCAGGCGTGAGTTTCCAGGGGGCGTCCGGCCTCATTGGCTCGCTGCGGCAGTTCGACGGCTTGCAGGGCGGCTCCTTCCCGCTGCTGGCGGTCGATGTCGAATCGGGATGGCAGCTCGAATATTGGGGCGGCGGCTGCACCCTGCTGACCGGCTACGCATCCGAGCGCATGCTGGGCAACCCCGATGCCTGGTCGCTGCTCTGCCCCGACAGTTCTGCGCGCTCCGAACTGCTGTTGAAGCTGGCCGAGGTTTCGGGTGAGGGCGTGGTCCACGACATCCGGGCCGCGGACGGCTCGGCGCGCCGCCTCATGTGGTGGCCGGGGCCGGCTGAAGACCGGCTGCGCTGGTTCCTGCTCGGCGAAGCCTCCGCCGATGCCGGCCATGGCGGCTCGCCTTTCGCAGCCGACACCGAGGGCGAGACGCTGGAGGCGATGTTCTCCCATCTGCCCGACATGGCCTGCCTGAAGGATGGCGACGGCCACTGGCTGCTGGCCAGCCCCGCGATGCGCCAGCATCTGCAGCTGACGCGCTACCAGAACGGCTTTTCGGACGCCGAGCTGATCGGCCAGAACCGCGCCGCGGCCGACTTCCTGCGTGAATCGGCGCTGCACGAAGAGGCGGTCTGGCAGTCCGGCGAGCCCTTGCGCACCGAAGAGGTCTTCATGGATCCGCAGCAGGCCACGCGTCTGCACGATGTGCTGCGGGTGCCATCCTTCGACCGGGACGGCCGGCGTCGCCACATCCTGGTGCTGCGCCGCGACGTGACCGAGCTGCGAAGCGCGTCGGCGAAGCTGGAGCTGGCGGGCCGGGTGCTGGACCAGAGCACGGACGGCATCCTCATCGCCGATGCCTCGCATCGGGTGGTGATGGTCAACGCCGCCTTCAGCGAGATCACCGGCTATTCGCAGGACGAGGCGCTGCGGCTCGACCCCATGCTGCTGACCGCCGGCCAGCAGGACGAAGCCCTCAACCGCGCCATCTGGCAGCTGCTCGACAGCCAGGACCAGTGGCGCGGCGAGGTGTGGAATCGCCGCCGCACCGGCCATGTGTTTCCGCAGCGGCTGAGCCTCTCGGTGCTGCGCCACCGCGGTACCGGCGCCATCACGCACTACGTGGCTGCGCTGTCGGACCTGAGTTCCAGCAAAGCCGCCGAGGAGCGCATCGCCACGCTATCCACGCTGGACGTGGTGACCGGCCTGTCCAACCGCGCCCAGACGGCGCAGCACGCCACCACCCTGCTCGACGAGGCCCGGTCGCTCAACGAGCATGTGGCGCTGATGGTGGTCGACATCGACAACTTCAAGGTACTCAACGACTCCCTGGGGCACGACATCGGCGACCAGCTGCTGCGCACCGTGGGCGAGCGCCTGAGCGCGGCGGCCGGCGTGCGTGCGGTCATCGGCCGCCTGGGGGGCGACGAGTTCCTGGTGGCGCTGCCGGGGCTGCGCCACACGGCGGAGGCGGCGCAGGCAGCGCGCAGTGTGATGAGCGCCGTGGCCGAGCCGGCCACCTTCGCCGAGATGCCGCTCAATATCTCGATCTCGATCGGCATCTCCATGTTCCCGGCCGACGGCGACACCTTCGACACCCTGTTCCGCCGGGCCGACACCGCGCTGCATGTGGCCAAGCGGGGCGGGCGGGCCGACTACCAGTTCGCCATGGCGGCGATGAACGATGCCTCGCTGGAGCGGCTGCAGCTCGAATCCTCCCTGCGCCATGCGCTGGACCATGACAGCCTGCGGCTGGAGTACCAGCCGCTGGTCGAGCTGGCCACCGGGCGCATCGTCGGCATCGAAGCGCTGTGCCGCTGGGACGATCCCCTGCGCGGCGCGATCCCGCCCAATGTGTTCATTCCGCTGGCCGAGGAGAGCGGCATGATCGAACAGCTCGGCGGCTGGGTGCTGCAGACGGCGGCGCGCCAGCTGCAGGCCCTGCACGAGGCCGGCCACGACAACCTCTTCGTCGCCGTCAATCTCTCGGCCCGGCAATTCCAGCGCGGCGTGGTGCTGGCGCAGGTCGAGGACGCCCTGGTGCGCTCCGGCATACCGCCGAACAAGCTCGAACTCGAGTTGACCGAGAGCGTGCTGCTGCACGACGGCGAAGCGGTGATGAGCACGCTGCGCCAGCTGAAGGCCCTGGGCGTCAAGCTGTCGATCGACGACTTCGGCACCGGCTATTCGAGCTTTGCCTATCTGCGGCGCTTCAAGTTCGACAAGATCAAGATCGACCAGTCATTCGTGCGCGACCTGATCGACGACCCGGACAACGCGGCCATCGTGCGCGGCATCATCTCGCTGGCCTTGAGCCTGGGCCTGGACGTGCTGGCCGAAGGCGTGGAGACCGAGGCCATCGCCCAGCGGCTGCGGCATCTGCATTGCACATTCGCGCAGGGCTATTACTTCGCACGGCCGCTGCGTCCCGAAATGTTGGCCGAACGGCTGGGCGGGTGAAGCTGCGGATGCCGTCCGGCGGTAGCAGCACGCGGCCTACAATCCGCCGCTTCCCATGATCAAGATCCTGCTTTCCAACGACGACGGCTACCAGGCGCCGGGCATCGTCGCCCTGTACGAGGCACTCAGCGAAGTGGCGCAGGTCGAGGTGATCGCGCCCGAACATAACAACAGTGCCAAATCCAACGCGCTGACGCTGAACGCGCCGCTGTCGGTCCACCGCGCGGCCAACGGCTTCCGTTATGTGAACGGCACGCCGGCCGACTGCATGCACATCGCCCTGACCGGGCTGCTCGACTACCGGCCGGACCTGGTCGTCTCGGGCATCAACAACGGCGCCAACATGGGCGACGACACCATCTATTCGGGCACGGTCGGCGCGGCGATGGAGGGCTTTCTGTTCGGCGTGCCCGCCATCGCCTTCTCGCAGGTCGAAAAGGGCTGGGGCGAACTCGAAGCCGCCGTCGCGCGCGCTCGCGACATCGTGCAGGATCTGATGAAGGGCCGCGATGGCGGCGGCGCCCCCTGGCTGCTGAACGTGAACATTCCCAACCGGCCCTACGACGAGCTGCGGGCGGTACGCCTGTGCAGGCTGGGGCGCCGCCATGCGGCCGAGCCGGTCATCATGCAGACCAGTCCGCGGGGCGAAACCATGTACTGGATCGGCAATGCCGGCCTGGCCAAGGACAATTCCGAAGGAACCGATTTCCATGCCGTCGCCCAGGGCCACATCGCCATGACACCGCTCAAGGTCGATCTCACCGATCACGACAACATGGCCGAGTGGACCGGTGTGGTGCGCCGCATGGGCGGAGCGCTGGAGCCCATGGCCGACCACGATCCCGACGAAGGGCTGGTGCGCGCGCCGGTCTGAACGCTTCCCGAGAAACAGCAGTGAGCAAACGGCCGTCTTTTCCTGCGCGCCTGCCCGGGCGGGAGGCTGCGGCACCGCAGGCGGCTGCCAGGCCGGCGGCACTGCCCGGTTCGGCCTTGCCGATCAGCTCCCAGCCGGACTCCACCAGCGTGCGGGCGCACATGGTGCGCAAGATCGAAGCACAGGGGGTGAAGTCGGCCCTGGTGCTGCGTGCGCTCAACACGGTGGAGCGCCATCGCTTCATCGATTCCGCGCTGGCCGCGCAGGCCTACGAAGACACCAGCCTGCCGATAGGCCTGGGTCAGACCATCTCCAAGCCCGGCGTGGTGGCGCGCATGTGCGAGCTGCTGCTGGGCGCCGAGATCGCGCGCCAGGCGCCGCTGGGGCGGGTGCTGGAAATCGGCACCGGCTGCGGCTATCAGGCCGCGGTGCTGTCGCTGATGGCACGCGAGGTCTACTCGATCGAGCGGCTGCGCGGACTGCACGAGAAGGCGCGCGCCAATCTGCGGCCCTTCCGGCTGGCCAATGTGCATCTGCTCTTCGGCGACGGCATGGCGGGCTATGCCAAGGGTGCGCCGTACGCGGGCATCATCGCGGCCGCTGGCGGAGAGATGATTCCCGACGCCTGGTGCGAGCAACTCGCCATCGGCGGCCGCCTGGTCGCCCCCATGGTGACGCGTGCCGGACAGCAGGCGCTGGTGGTGCTGGACCGCATGCCGCAGGGCCTGCGCCGCACCGTGCTCGAAGACGTTCACTTTGTCCCCCTAAAATCCGGGATTGCTTAAAGGAATTCGTATGGTGTTGACGCGTGGACGTGGTTGGTGGACGAAGGGGGCACTGATGGCGCTTTCGGTGCTGTCGGGCTGTTCGCCCCAGGCACCGCTGCGTGCGCCACCCGTGGAAGACCGGGGCCTGGGCGCGACCTCGTTCAGTGCAAGCGCTGAACCGGTGGGTTCGGCCGCCGCGGCAGCCGCCGCCAAGCCGCTGCCAGGGGCCGAAAATGCCGGCAAGCCCGGCTACTACACGGTCAGGCCTGGGGACAATGTGCGCAAGGTGGCGCAGGAAGCCGGCCAGAACTGGCGCGACATCGCGCGCTGGAACGAACTGCCGAACCCCGACCTGATCGAAGTGGGGCAGGTGCTTCGCATCGTTCCGCCAGGCGCGGCCGCAACCCCCCTGCCGTGGCGCAGGGCTCGCCTGCAGCGCCCGTCGCACCGGCCGTGGTGGGAACGCCTTTGCCGCCCGCCTCGCCGCCGGCACCGGCGCGGCCTGCCGGCACGGCGGGCGAGGAGGAACTCGCATTCATCTGGCCGGCCTCCGGCCCGCTGCTCGCCGCCTTCGACGAGGCCAAGAACAAGGGCTATGACATCGGCGGTAAGGCCGGCGACCCTGTCGTGGCTTCGGCCACCGGGCGGGTGGTGTATGCCGGCGCCGGCCTGCGGGGCTATGGAAACCTCATCATCCTCAAGCACAACAACACCTATCTGACGGCCTACGCCCACAACCAGGCACTACTGGTCAAGGAAGACCAGACGGTTCAAAAGGGCCAGAAGATTGCGGAGATGGGCTCCAGCGACGCGGACCGTGTGAAGCTGCACTTCGAGATCCGGCGACAGGGAAAGCCTGTGGATCCTTCGCGATATCTGGCGACGCGCTGAAACGCCAAGCGACTCCAACAAGTCAAATGAATGCCCCGCAATCGCGGGGCATTTTTTTTTTGCCCTGCCGGGCATTGCCTTCATTCTTCACAGATTTTAGAAATCAAATGCCAATAATGAATCTATTTGTTTCGATATGAATTAAATGAAAATTTGGTAATTGACGTCAGCGGATGCTAACTTTGACCTGTTGTTTGCTTAAATGCGAGAGCGTTTGGTCAACGCGCACGTGTTGACCGATCTGTCACTCACCCGCAAAGGTTCGTTATGCCAAGTTTTGAGTTGTCTCGCAACTCGATTGATCCTGCAGGATCAATATGTTCGCAGACTTCTGGTCGTCAAAATTTCAGCCGCCTGGCGGCTTTTTTAGTCCTGGGAACGGTTGCCGCCCTGCTTGCAGCCGATGTGGCCTTTTCACAGGGTGTCGCCGCGACGTCAAAACTACCGACTGCCGCGGCCGCGCCTCCTGCAGTCACAGCGCTTTTGACACAAGCCAGGGTTGTCAAGGCATCCGATGGCAGCGAGAAACTCGAAGATGCGTCGAAGGTGAAGCCAGGCGACATCATCGAATACAAGGTGACTTACACCAACAAAGGTGGCAATCCGGTGAATGGGCTGATTGCCGAGTTGCCAATACCCGTCGGTCTGGATTATTTGCCCAACAGTGCCAAGCCCGGCGGAGCTATCGTCAAGGCGGCGACCGACGACAACAAGTTTGCCGCGGAGCCCCTCACGCAAACGGTGGCGGGGAAGCGTGAGTTCGTGCCGTATGCGAATTACCGCAAACTGCAGTGGACTCTCGGGAAATTGGCGGCGAACGAGTCTGTATCCGTAACGGCCAGAGCGGAAGTGGAGCGCGTAACTCCCGTTCTGCCTGCATTGCAGGATTCAGGTCATCGTTTCCAGCCAGATTCGCAGATTAAAAAATAAATCTCCGATAAAGCCTGCGCTAGCAAGTGCGGCAGTCCTCACAGCCCTTGCGGCGATGAAACAAGACTGCCATTTAAAATCAAGGAAATGCTGTGAAAGTAAGTTCGTTCGCCGCGCGTGCGAAATCAGGAGCTGGTCGCCCGTTGTGTCAATCCAGTCTGTTCCTGGCGATGTTGCTGGGAAGTGGGTCGACATGGGCCATTGCACCAGCTGCCCAGACCAATATCGGCAACACGGCATCCGCCACTTTTGTCGATCTGACTGGCAAAGCGAATATCGTGACCTCCAACCCGGTCGTGACCGTGGTGCAGCAGGTCGGTTCATTTGCGGTCGATGGCAGAACGGGCGCGACAAGCGTATCCGTCAATACCAAAACAGGCATCGCTGGAAGCACGGTCTATTCGCCGCACATTCTGACCAATACCGGCAATGGACAGGATCAATTCGGTATCTCGGTCAGCGCATCCGCTCTTTCGAAAATCGAAGTCTATGCTGACGACGGTAGCGGAAATCCCACTGGCGCAGCGCTCTGCAGCTCCGACGGAACCACGGCTTGCGAGGTGCAAGCCGTGCCGGTCGCGGGCAGCAATGGCGCTTTCAAGTTCGTGGTCGCCTACACGATTCCGGCGGTCGCTTCCGGCTCGGCCGCCCCCTATACGACGGCATCCATTTCCGTATCGCCGATCGCGGCATCGCGGCCGCTCTACCTCGCAGCCAACTACCCCACCGTCGTAAAGGACGATGTGAATCTGACGACCGGAGCAGCATTCACGATGACCAAGAGCATCGCAGCGCCTGCGGTCAGCGCACCGAATGGCGGCGCGTGGCCAGCGGCGGTTGCCGCAGGCGCCGCGTCTTCCCCTTCGGCCACTTGCGCGACGACCTGGTCAACCGGTCTGACGTCTACGGCAACCTGCAAATACACGGTCTACACCTTGAATTTCGTCAACCTGGGTTATGACCCGGGCCGTTTCGCGCTTGCCGACAGCCTGCCATCGGGGTTGACTTACGTGACGGGCTCCGCTGTGTGGAGCAATGCTCCCGGCATCGCGCTGACCGAGGCCGCTGGTGGCGATCCGGCCAACATGGATTACCAATATTCGGGCGGCCGCATTACCGCCGTCATTTCCAATATTCCTGGTGGCAATTCGCAATCGCTGAGTTTTGTTGTACTGGTCAACAGCAGCGCTACGACTGGAACCGCGAACACCACCAACGTCGCGTACTACAACCCGAGCGATGCCGGGCCCACGGCCACGTCCACCACACCAGGCAACCTGAATGCCCACACCTCCACCACGCCTTACGTGGTTCAGGGCAGATATGGGGTTGCGTTGGGGTCCAGATCCTCAACCGGCTCCACGGCGCTGGATACCACACATGGCCAACCGAATGCCGGCGCGGGCGACACAACGACGGTGGCTTCCGCTGTCGCGGGGGCCATCGTGAAATTCGAACAGCGCGTCTATAACACTGGAGACAGCACAGACACGGTGAACCTGTCTGTCGACCCTCAAACCTTCCCTCAGGGAACAACGTTCTTCCTGTTCGACTCGAGCGGCGCAGTCCTGCTGCAGGACACGGGCACGGGAGACGGGGTTCAGGACACCGGTCCGATTCGCCCTGGTGAATATGCAACGGTGGTTCTCGCGGCGGTTCTGCCGGCGAACTTGCCGCCGGGCAATGTGAATTACAGCGCCGTGCTCAAAGGCACTTCGCAAAGTGATCCGAGCAAATCCGATACCACAAAGGACACTGTTTCGGCCATCGCAAATGGCTTGGTGGATTTGACCAATACCGACAAAGGCAATGGCACGTCGGGTCTGACAGGCGATGGTGATGCCGGCCCCGGTCCCAGCCCTTTGCCGACGACCACCAACTCTACTTCCGCTGGTACTCCGACGGCTTTCAATCTTTATGTGGCCAACCATGATTCGGTTGCTCGTACCTACACCCTGGCTGCCAGTGCATCACAGAGTTTCCCGGGCAGTTTGCCTCAGGGCTGGTCGGTCAGATTCGTGATGAACGCGAATGCCTCGTGCGCGCCGTCTACTCCCCAGATCACGGATACCGGCACGGTGCCTGCCAACAGCCAGATGGCGGTCACCGCCTGTGTGACACCAGCGGTGAATCAGGTACCGGTCACGGCTCAGAAAATCTACTTCCGCGTCACGGCAACGACAGCCGCGGAGTCAGGACAATTGGCCAGCGACACCAAGACTGATGCCGTGACCGTCACTTACTCCACGGCGGAGCGGTTCATGGCAACGCTCGCAGGAAACAATTCGGGCGAATTAGGTAGTCCTGGTACGGTCGTTTATTCCCACCTTCTGCAGAATATCGGACGCGAGACTTGCGGGCCTTACACCCTCAATGCAGCTCTTTCGCCAAACGATCTGGCCGCTGGATGGACCGCGGCAATTTATCTGGACTCGGATGGAAATGGTCAATGGAGTGCCGCCGATTCACTGGTGACGGACAAGATCACAAATCCTCTCTTGCCGGGAGTGGATAAGGCTCAGAGGTTTTTTGTCAGAATTTACGCCCCCGGCAATTTGACTGCAGGGGCAATGAGCACTGCCACCGTCTCGGCAGTATTCGACGGACCGAACAGCTGCGGCTCGCCCTCGGTTGTCGATCTGACAACCGTCAATCTGGGCTCGGTTCGTGTGTATAAAACCCAGGCCCTTGATGAGAATTGCGATGGCACCAAGGTTTCCCCATTCACGACCGATGTTTTGAAGGTGAAGCCGGGTGGCTGCATTTCCTATCACGTCATGGCCAAAAATGAGGGGACCGCTCCAGTCAGCAACGTGGTCGTCAAGGACCGGGTTCCCGCCTACACCAGACTCAGTGGGTCGCAACCCCCGCAACATTGCGTGTCGGTCGGCATAACAGGTGCCACGGTGAGTTACACATCGACCGAGCCTGACGTGAGTTGCGGCAGTGACGGTAATGTCATGCAGCCAGGCGGATCGGTGACTCTCGACTACACCGTAACTGTCGATCAATAAAAACATGCGGCCTTGATGGTCGCGTTAAAAATGAAGCAACGATTTTTTTAATCGTTGCTTCCACTTTTTTCGTCCTAACGTCTGGGGTTGGGCAAGAAGGTA contains the following coding sequences:
- a CDS encoding putative bifunctional diguanylate cyclase/phosphodiesterase produces the protein MQVRQTAGVSFQGASGLIGSLRQFDGLQGGSFPLLAVDVESGWQLEYWGGGCTLLTGYASERMLGNPDAWSLLCPDSSARSELLLKLAEVSGEGVVHDIRAADGSARRLMWWPGPAEDRLRWFLLGEASADAGHGGSPFAADTEGETLEAMFSHLPDMACLKDGDGHWLLASPAMRQHLQLTRYQNGFSDAELIGQNRAAADFLRESALHEEAVWQSGEPLRTEEVFMDPQQATRLHDVLRVPSFDRDGRRRHILVLRRDVTELRSASAKLELAGRVLDQSTDGILIADASHRVVMVNAAFSEITGYSQDEALRLDPMLLTAGQQDEALNRAIWQLLDSQDQWRGEVWNRRRTGHVFPQRLSLSVLRHRGTGAITHYVAALSDLSSSKAAEERIATLSTLDVVTGLSNRAQTAQHATTLLDEARSLNEHVALMVVDIDNFKVLNDSLGHDIGDQLLRTVGERLSAAAGVRAVIGRLGGDEFLVALPGLRHTAEAAQAARSVMSAVAEPATFAEMPLNISISIGISMFPADGDTFDTLFRRADTALHVAKRGGRADYQFAMAAMNDASLERLQLESSLRHALDHDSLRLEYQPLVELATGRIVGIEALCRWDDPLRGAIPPNVFIPLAEESGMIEQLGGWVLQTAARQLQALHEAGHDNLFVAVNLSARQFQRGVVLAQVEDALVRSGIPPNKLELELTESVLLHDGEAVMSTLRQLKALGVKLSIDDFGTGYSSFAYLRRFKFDKIKIDQSFVRDLIDDPDNAAIVRGIISLALSLGLDVLAEGVETEAIAQRLRHLHCTFAQGYYFARPLRPEMLAERLGG
- the surE gene encoding 5'/3'-nucleotidase SurE, with the translated sequence MKILLSNDDGYQAPGIVALYEALSEVAQVEVIAPEHNNSAKSNALTLNAPLSVHRAANGFRYVNGTPADCMHIALTGLLDYRPDLVVSGINNGANMGDDTIYSGTVGAAMEGFLFGVPAIAFSQVEKGWGELEAAVARARDIVQDLMKGRDGGGAPWLLNVNIPNRPYDELRAVRLCRLGRRHAAEPVIMQTSPRGETMYWIGNAGLAKDNSEGTDFHAVAQGHIAMTPLKVDLTDHDNMAEWTGVVRRMGGALEPMADHDPDEGLVRAPV
- a CDS encoding protein-L-isoaspartate(D-aspartate) O-methyltransferase; protein product: MSKRPSFPARLPGREAAAPQAAARPAALPGSALPISSQPDSTSVRAHMVRKIEAQGVKSALVLRALNTVERHRFIDSALAAQAYEDTSLPIGLGQTISKPGVVARMCELLLGAEIARQAPLGRVLEIGTGCGYQAAVLSLMAREVYSIERLRGLHEKARANLRPFRLANVHLLFGDGMAGYAKGAPYAGIIAAAGGEMIPDAWCEQLAIGGRLVAPMVTRAGQQALVVLDRMPQGLRRTVLEDVHFVPLKSGIA
- a CDS encoding DUF11 domain-containing protein, encoding MPSFELSRNSIDPAGSICSQTSGRQNFSRLAAFLVLGTVAALLAADVAFSQGVAATSKLPTAAAAPPAVTALLTQARVVKASDGSEKLEDASKVKPGDIIEYKVTYTNKGGNPVNGLIAELPIPVGLDYLPNSAKPGGAIVKAATDDNKFAAEPLTQTVAGKREFVPYANYRKLQWTLGKLAANESVSVTARAEVERVTPVLPALQDSGHRFQPDSQIKK
- a CDS encoding DUF11 domain-containing protein, translated to MKVSSFAARAKSGAGRPLCQSSLFLAMLLGSGSTWAIAPAAQTNIGNTASATFVDLTGKANIVTSNPVVTVVQQVGSFAVDGRTGATSVSVNTKTGIAGSTVYSPHILTNTGNGQDQFGISVSASALSKIEVYADDGSGNPTGAALCSSDGTTACEVQAVPVAGSNGAFKFVVAYTIPAVASGSAAPYTTASISVSPIAASRPLYLAANYPTVVKDDVNLTTGAAFTMTKSIAAPAVSAPNGGAWPAAVAAGAASSPSATCATTWSTGLTSTATCKYTVYTLNFVNLGYDPGRFALADSLPSGLTYVTGSAVWSNAPGIALTEAAGGDPANMDYQYSGGRITAVISNIPGGNSQSLSFVVLVNSSATTGTANTTNVAYYNPSDAGPTATSTTPGNLNAHTSTTPYVVQGRYGVALGSRSSTGSTALDTTHGQPNAGAGDTTTVASAVAGAIVKFEQRVYNTGDSTDTVNLSVDPQTFPQGTTFFLFDSSGAVLLQDTGTGDGVQDTGPIRPGEYATVVLAAVLPANLPPGNVNYSAVLKGTSQSDPSKSDTTKDTVSAIANGLVDLTNTDKGNGTSGLTGDGDAGPGPSPLPTTTNSTSAGTPTAFNLYVANHDSVARTYTLAASASQSFPGSLPQGWSVRFVMNANASCAPSTPQITDTGTVPANSQMAVTACVTPAVNQVPVTAQKIYFRVTATTAAESGQLASDTKTDAVTVTYSTAERFMATLAGNNSGELGSPGTVVYSHLLQNIGRETCGPYTLNAALSPNDLAAGWTAAIYLDSDGNGQWSAADSLVTDKITNPLLPGVDKAQRFFVRIYAPGNLTAGAMSTATVSAVFDGPNSCGSPSVVDLTTVNLGSVRVYKTQALDENCDGTKVSPFTTDVLKVKPGGCISYHVMAKNEGTAPVSNVVVKDRVPAYTRLSGSQPPQHCVSVGITGATVSYTSTEPDVSCGSDGNVMQPGGSVTLDYTVTVDQ